The Euphorbia lathyris chromosome 4, ddEupLath1.1, whole genome shotgun sequence genomic interval tggtcataaattcacttggaagcgtaataatacttttgttcgattggacaaagtctacgctaatgttttagctctaacttccttccccaagtgctctgtgttgaacctcccgttccgtcattcggatcattgtcctattttgtttagacttttgagaggtaagcatcctaggggtaagagaccgttccggtatcagttggcttgggagtcccatcctaagtttaaagagttcgttcatgagagttggagacctcattcgtatgtactgcaagctgctgaagggttcatgaataaggtgcaggggtggaataggaatgtgtttgggcatattatcagaaggaagaacaagttattaaagaggatggagggcattcaatgcaggttggaggggaggtttgatcatagccttgagggcctcctcagaacccttcagaaggagctggaggctgtgcttaggcaggaggagttcctttggttccagaagtctcggaagtcctggattagagatggggatcgtaataccaaatacttccatctctctaccctgaccagaaggcagagaaatagaattgaggccattaaggattctaatggtgattgggtttatgaagatgaggttattcggaacttagccctggatttctacagagagctgttcaaagaggaacctgttcttttggagggggctcactctattgctacatttcctttaatcagtgaggattgtagtcaggaggcctttcaacctatttcccgaaaagagattgaccaagctatcttcagcattggggcttctaaagctcctgggattgatggtcttccggcgggcttttaccataagcattgggatgtcgtgaaggaaggcatctataattttgtcttgggggtgttcagtggttcgaaggatattgagctggttaatagaaccctcctggttctgattcctaagattgataagccttcttcctttttgcatatgagacctatcagtctttgtaatgttctttacaaaactgttacaaagattgtggctaatagaatccgtggcattcttcctgcgatcatttatCAGAATCAGgatagctttgtgcctggtagacaaatgatggataatgtggtgatcgcccaagagatggtccacacgatgaagattaggaaggggaggaaagacATTATGGCTCtaaagctggatttagagaaggtctatgatcgaattaattgggatttcttgatggagagccttgagagagctagaatcccggacagctggagaagtttaattaaggtatgtatttcttctcctgtgtttcaagttatggtcaatggggatatgtcggaggaattttccccgggcagaggaatccgtcagggggatcctatgagccctttcctttttgttattgctatggagaggctctctcacctgattcaggatgcgattgataatgggagtttccaccctgtggcgatcaacagcttctgtccccaggtgactcacttattctttgcagatgatgtccttatctttcttgagggtaatgaggagcagttgagagtcattatggatattttggattgtttttgttcggcctctgggcagaagcttaatatccagaaatctaggatgatgtgctctaagaatatgaatcagagagtctgtaagagattaagtgatctctcaggtattcctcttactgattctcttgggaagtatctgggcgttcccctccacagtgagcgtgtgtctaaaggctccttcaaagagactttggataaagctaattcgaagtgtgccacttggaaagccaagactctgtctctcgctggccgcctcacgttaattcaatctgttaattgtgctgctcccaatcacatcatgcaggcttgtaagcttccggatcctgtgcttaatgatcttgacaagattaaccgtaggttcctgtggggggaagctgcgaagggcaggaagatccatcttgtgccttggagtgaggtttgccagcttaaagattctgggggtctgggtattaggaaagcaaaggacaataataaagttttattaatgaaactcctttggcgtatgtggcaaaacccctcctctctttgggttcgcctcctttgtggtaagtatcggaaagacaaaatcttcgggggcccgaaagagagagttgctaattgttccttcctttggaaaggacttagtgctgtgtttgatgagttctgctcgggagttggcttggaggtggggaatggtaagtccattagtttctggtttgataactggattggggataaaccgttaattgaggtgtgttcttccccccccccccgcctagtgatatacgcaactggaggattgccggtgtggttgactcggaaggggactggatctggtcaaagtttgatactttctttagccttgagactctccttagaatgcggggagtgaaggtgagtaatcaagaggaagacttggataggcactgctgggcgctgactaacaatggagtttattcttgcaaattggcctttgaagctttctctctctttagatctgatcctccctcggatgtgtggaagtcgatttggacccttaaagttcctttccgtattaggagtttcctgtggctgtgcgttaaggacaggcttcttactaattcggataggcacagaaggcacttggctgattctggagcttgcagtagatgcagaggccatgttgagactttgtgccatgctcttagagattgctctaatagtaaagaggtttggaggaaaattctcccacaccatattttctcttccttcatggcacattctgaggtcgactggttctctgatggtgttagaggaaagttgcttccatacatggagcatggtgacattttctttgctattatctgtcaccaagtttgaaaatggagaaacgaggagatttttagagataaaactgtttttatgacaaacttagctgatttcttctcgaaaaaacttttctctattatcgatagtttcaaaggagagtcccttgccagagcctctcagtgttgtgatgtccatctcgtgggatggagcaggccaagagagggggttgtgaagctgaatactgatggttcctgcctcagtaacggtaagattgcggctggaggtgtgcttagagatgcagggggcgcctggctttctgggttctcccagaatttagggttgggttcttccttttctgcggagctctgggctattcttactggaatcaatcttgctaaaaggctgggtgttaagaggctctctgtggagtctgataatttggaagcaatcaaaatgatttctgagaatcattctatgggtcttaacagtcgcaacctcatcaaagctattaaaaggctttgctcctcctttgagttcgtagagttcagacacatttttagagagcagaatcgtgttgctgatcgtttgacggcggcgggccatgaagggacgttaggcgttactacccttcctgtttcccctagtttcatctctcctcttctcttagaagatagaattggggttagcttccctaggctaattcctggatagtttgttgttgttcgtttttcttttccttttctaccaaaaaaaataataattttacatTACCTTTTTAACCATCTACCTCAAAcattaatgaaataaaaaggTAATGTGtctgttttaaaataattattacatttaatcaaattttcatattttataattatttatcagATTAGTTTTTGATACAGTATTGTTGATTGGGCTGTAAGTTAAAAGGCTTTGGTCTCatttcaaattaaatatttggACCTAGCCCAATTAAGGCCCATGAGCGAACCTAGCTCCGGTCAAGACACTGACTTTCGGTTAAATAACTTCTTTTCGGGAGCTGCCTAAAGATGACACGTGGACCAATAAGAATACTAGACTCCAAAGACACACTCCCTAAGTTCACATATATTTCGGAACGGTAATATAAGGTCCGAGGACCAATCCAATGATGCCACGTGTCTAGGTACACAAACATTTTGCTATAAATAGCTTGAAACTCAGCTGTCTCAGGTACATCACTTCTTAACTCAACTCTTTACGTTATTACCTAAAATTAGTCTAGTATTTCCTCAAATATCTACTGACTTTATCATCGAATAAGGTTTGCCGGACCTACATCCATTTTCTGATTTGTTATTCACTGATTCAAGTCATCAAAAACCATCAAAGAGCAAATTACAGAAAAAATATCTGTTTTTAACGTAAATTTTTTCTACTTTACCACTATTAATAAGTTTGATACTAATCACTCTATCATTGTCTTAGTAGATGGTATTTTTAATCTAGGCATAATACCAATTTGCTTCCTTAAACTAAGgtttcaaaatcaatcaagataTTAAACTATGAAATCATTAATCAGGTCTCTGAACTaactaaaaatcatcaattgagtctttattgtaaataaaaatcattaatcGAGGTCTAATCGAATATCATTCaattgaacagtttcagaccctatttcccaaactcattttgaatcaACACAGAGATTGTTACAGTCTATATCAATATTCACAGTTAATAATTTTAGGATAAGATGAGAACTCAATTGATTTTGAAACTTTAATTTAGAGACCAAAATGAATGTAACACCTTTAATCTATTTTCTACAGAGTTCATGCAAATCAATCATTTTGTAATAAAACGCAATTTAGTCGAATGTAACAATTATTCAAAAATGAAGGGACTCATGTCAAATATACCacataacaataattaaatcatgggataagatatcaaaataggtctatggtttttggagaagtgtcaatttagaccccacgtacaaaataacaccaatataagcttaaagtttaaaaaggtaccaatttagacctcgataacggaataagacacgtcattgatattacttcattaagttctgtcaaatcagaacttaacggagttaTAAAAATGACTTATCCACcgatgcctaaattggtacttgtttttaaacgttaaacctatattaggggggtgtttggttgctcattttcgtGCTCCTgcttgccttttcacttcaaaatgaagagttttaggtgtttggttagtgatctcctatttgccttttacacctgaaaaacaaattaggtgtttgattagtgacctcatgtttgtcttttacacctgaaaaacaGTCTTTTTTATAAaggcagagaatctctgctttttggaaaatcagttttttccaacagcaaaccgtaacagcaagcAACAACGTAAACAGCAAGAAGCAACAACaaatagcaaaccgtaacagcaaacagcaggtAAAACAAACAGACTTTTAGTGTACTTTataaatgaaatctaaattggTATTTTTAAAAACCATTGACCTATTTTACTACTTTATCCCAGAAACATTACCATgacatttaattatatttttcaaataaataaaaaaaataacttctctCAAAAACACATCTATATACAGATTACTCCACTAAAATAAAACGAAAATTAGTGACATGTGAACATGACTAAAATTTACCATATTGAATTTACATTCCTTAAAAAACAATATGGTAAATTCGTCATTtacctatttattttattaatgttAAAGGTTAGAAAGGCAGGCGTACCATTGTATTGACTTGGAATCagtcatttaatttaatttaaattgaatctaatttaattttaattaaatttcctTTAATTTTGAGTTCactcactttctctctctataactTCTCTCTCTCTAGTTGACCGACTTCACTCCCTTCCACCAACTCTCCCCCCACTCCACCTCccaccctatatatatataacaccaCCTCCTCCCCTCACTCCTCACTTACCCACAAATCAAGAAAATCTCAATTTCAACATTCAAGAAATTCAATCTTCTCGCCGGAAAATCAAGAATTCATTCATATTCTTCATCAATGGCTCTTGAAGCTCTGAATTCCCCAACGGCGGCGCAAACTCCTTTCAATCAAGAAGACAAGTGGTCCAAAAGAAAACGCTCCAAGCGCCCCCGGACTGACGAATCACCATCACCACCACCACCGGCGGCAGCCACAGAGGAAGAGTATCTAGCTCTCTGTCTCATCATGCTCGCTCGTGGCGGTTCTGGTTCCGACTCAGACAAAGAATTTCCATCTTCTCTACCTCCGCCGCAATCTCAACCTCCATCTCAACCTCCGGCTCTTTCTTATAAGTGTACGGTTTGTGATAGAGCTTTTCCTTCTTATCAAGCACTTGGTGGGCATAAAGCTAGTCACAAAAAGGGATCATCTGAGAACGCTTCTGCGGCCACCGCCACCAACAACGACGGCAACCACCTTTCATCCTCCATCACCACCACTACTACCGCCATCACCGGTAAGACACATGAGTGTTCTATTTGTCATAAGGCTTTTCCTACTGGTCAAGCTTTAGGAGGTCACAAGCGTCGCCACTACGAAGGTCCTGGCGGTGGTGCTAAACTTAAGAATAATAATACCAGT includes:
- the LOC136227538 gene encoding zinc finger protein ZAT10-like, coding for MALEALNSPTAAQTPFNQEDKWSKRKRSKRPRTDESPSPPPPAAATEEEYLALCLIMLARGGSGSDSDKEFPSSLPPPQSQPPSQPPALSYKCTVCDRAFPSYQALGGHKASHKKGSSENASAATATNNDGNHLSSSITTTTTAITGKTHECSICHKAFPTGQALGGHKRRHYEGPGGGAKLKNNNTSSSSGSAVTSSDGGASRGGGSGGFGFDLNLPALPELWSINKDDEVESPLPAKKPRLLLS